The genomic region GCAAACTAGCTATGGCTCTACCAATAGAGCGAAAATAATCGttatataagaataatattatatgtatttattatatatatatatatatatatatatatctttaattaAAGTACGGAAATTAATCGGTTAAATCTCAAAATTCTATAACTACAAATCTATTCAAACtccacaaaaaatgaaaattgtgatacactacaaaaaaatacaatattagtaataaaaatatcaaatcacaaattttaaagtttgttattaaaaatatatattaagtggcAATAAATTTGtcgtaatataattattatctttatcAGTGAGAACAGTGAACTTCGACGAGAATAATATATTGGACTGCAAtcacaaaaagtaaaaagaagcAGGactaaaatattactttagaagttaaagaataaaaatactgGTAAAAAGAGCCAATAGAAACAATaactctaatttttaaaatgtcaaGTAAGATTGATACATTATTCAGacggcaaaaaaaaaaaaaaaaaaaaaaaaaaaaaaaaaaaaaaaaaaaaaaaaaaaaaaaaaaaaaaaaaaaaaaaaaaaaaaaaaaaaaaaaaaaaaaaaaaaaaaaaaaaaaaaaaaaaaaaaaaaaaaaaaactaaaatcatgaaaattttaaaaataaatacagaaCCAGAATGCTACATTAGAAAGTTAAAGCATGAAAACGccaaatgaactaattaagtTACGGGATCAAAAGTGTACTTAAGCATTTGTTACTAATGTATATTAGCAACGAATCCACTATTTTCTGTGGAATTTATATTGTTGCTaagaacattaaaaaaaattattccctTACGACCACTGCTTAAAAGTCATGATAAATCAATTGTAGCCGCCACAGccaaataaaatcgatgcaaaaaattaaatttaatcacgATTAATGGATATTTTCatggtaattaactataacAAAGACATGATTTCCTATGGTTTTTAGTTTTGACTAATGTTTTGTCCTCACCTGCAGAAACAACGGCTAATAGCTATTATTAAGtcgtagttaattaatatttgtcatattttttttcatttttaaccataacaatcagtaattatcaaaagtaatatttagtGGATGttgatactttaattaatacattgatatataaatatataatcatttttgGGGATAAAATCAAAGTTGGTAGCACCAACTCTAATTCCAACTTGGAGAAGACAACATCAAAGAGGGGTCGCACTCCATGCacgttaattaattagtagcCTTTATAAAGTGAAAAAGATGGTTCACCAAAGGTCTCAAGCCCCCCAATTCTTTTGTACGTGGCCACAACTTTTCTTGGCTAGCTTTTAGTGCAAGATTCCCAAACATGACCCAATTCTTGTGTTATTTTAGAGGATCAAAATTGAGTATCAAATTTTCATCTGGAACTATTAGGACATGCGACACATCTTCACAAGAATAAACTGTCATTATTGGgtcatttgattttattttttggccAACTTTGGAAAcagataatataataaaagaaatgcaagcaacccccttgtgatattgtaaatgagcaaattatccccttatgaaaaaataaatatcaatttactTATATCCCTGTAGTTtgtaaaatacaacaattactccctatgttttttaaaatgaagcaatttaccttcctgtataaggaggtaaattgcttcattttaaaaagtatagggggtaaattgttatatttttttcataaggggataatatgctcatttttaatatcatagggggataaattgatGTTCACTCGATAATATAACTCTAGACATTATGTATTAGAGATTTTGACTGATTTAATTCAACGCAAAACTTCCaatgtaaaaattatcaaactcAACGTGTAATCTATTATACTCcctctttttatatattatatttacatacaaAAATACGAAAACTTATGTCACTAgaagaaattttattcttggtaatagttaattattatggttaaaagtaaaaaagtatggtaaatactaattaattgcaatgattattaattagtcGTTGCTTCTACAGACGAGGCTACAATTAActacaactaaaaatcataacaaatattttgattatagttAAAACCATGTCAAATGTTTATTCgtattggtcaaaatttaactttttgtatCGATTTTGTTTGACTACACTGAACAATATTGattcatcataatttttaagtcgCGATCGTTGCACTGAGAggataattcttttctttttgtagtgTGTCAAGTTATAATTTGACATTGacaataacttttattttctcaaaaaaatgatatcaaGTATATTTAACTCCCATCTAACTTTAATCCCTTTTGAACTAATTACATATATCAAGGCAtgattatttgatatatttacagtaacttttgtttccttttaaaaacaatataaaaaatataatcatctatttttaacaatttttaaaCCTAAAACAAACAGTACCAAGGATTCATCACattaccaatatatataaaccccCAACTACttttaaagtttaatttcatttttagttctgtaattaaaattatttgacactTTAATTCTCTAATTTATTAGGATTGTAATATGGTCCTTCATCTTTTCTACTTTTGTGGACAAAATTGACCGTATTTATAATGGTGTCACTTTCCTACCAACTTAGAAAATTTCAgtcaattttgtaataaaatcgtgaaattaaaaagaaaatgaaggatcattttacaattttaaaaagctagaaaactaaaatgaaaaataactataattacataaataaaaatataattaaactaatttttcaaatcccAAAGTAATATTCCCAAAACTTCCAAAAactttacttaaaaataactCCAACCAAAGCAATATGTACTATCCTTcccaaaaaatgataaaaatttctCACGTTTGTGCCTATATGTTCTACCAAACTAGTAATTATCCCcctcttatttaaaaaaataaaaaatagggatCTCCCATTCAACATTATGGCATTCTTTTCAACTATATAAACACCCTACGTACCATGCACCCTCAATCCCACATTTCACACACTCACAAACCAAGGAAAGTGAGATCAAAATCACCCAAACATGGTCTCTGAGAGAAACTCTTCGGTGTCGTCCAAGAAAGTCTGCGTGATAGGGGCGGGGCCGGCCGGCCTCGTGGCCGCCCGCGAGCTAAGGAAAGAAGGCCACAGCACTGTGGTTCTTGAACAAAGCCATGACGTTGGAGGGCAATGGCTATATGACCCTAAGGTTGAGGAAGAAAACCCTTTGGGGAAAGATAGGTTTTTGAAGGTGCATAGCAGCATTTATGCCTCGTTGAGGCTAACATCGCCGAGGGAGATCATGGGCTTCACTGACTTCCCATTCGTAGCCAGGAAAGGTAGGGATATGAGGAGGTTTCCCGGTCATGAGGAGCTCTTTCTCTACCTACAAGACTTCTGTGAGAGGTTTGGATTGAGAGAGATGATAAGGTTCAATACCAGGGTTGAGCATGTGGAGATGTTGGATTACCCTGTTCTCGACGACGACTTGAAGTGGGTCGTGAGGAGCAAGGCGGCGGAGAAGGCCGTGGAGGAGGTTTACGACGCGGTGGTTGTCGCCACCGGCCACTATTCTCAGCCTAGGTTGCCTAGAATAAAaggtatataatatatatatatatatatatatatattggcttaaatatatttttgttctctaattttgacattttaatatttttatggtttattttctAGGCTTGTCTACTCCAGtacttttttggtattttacaattttggtccttacGGCGGCCAAATTTTGATAAAGTTGTCGGAGAAAATCACGTGCCCCTCgcaaatttgtcattttttatctCTTATCTTTTTAGAAGTTGCAAAAAAATTCTGTAacttttgaaatattgcaattttgatcattttgaaGCCAGATTTTGCAGAAAAGTTGCCTGAACAAATAATGTGtcaagtcatttttttttataaagtttttcgCCCATGTTGAAAAAAGTGAACCAatcagaataaaaaaatttataaagtttttcGTCCATGTTGACAAAAGTGAatcaatcagaaaaaaaaaatcaatttaaatgaaatatgtGAGGCACACATGATTTATTccaacaattttttaaaaatctggCACTTGAAGAACCAAAATTACGAAATATCTAACAGTTACATGACTCTTTTGCGtttctaaaaagataaaaaataaaaatgccaaaaatatcaaaataataggactaaaaatatatttatatctatatatgtataatctatgaaattatatttacaaataattatactgaCATTCTCCGATATTTAAACATAATGCTCGAAATCTCttgttattaaaaacttaCATTGTCACCACCCTCCCCATCCCCCATCTTTcattaatacatttaaaacTGATCAAACAGAACTATCTAATCatctctaatatttattttaggaatatttttctatatttactgatttatatattcaactcatcatatttattttcataagtcaacaattaataatcaaattgtGTCATTGGATTTGTTTAGGAATGGACACATGGAAGAGAAGGCAGATGCACAGTCACATTTACAGGGTTCCAGACCCCTTCAAGAATGAGGTGAGACAGCAAACTATCATTTATCACCATcttgttcaaaataaattgaaaggaatatttttattttaaagtttttatttgtaaattatttaaattaaattgaatatttttattttaaagtttttatttgtaaattatttaaattaatttaatttaaagtaaaatattataagcaACTTCGTACTAATTTCCGCAGCTTATTAATACGATTGTGAATATTGATTGTGATTTTGCCAACACTCAAACTTCAAAATCTtttcacatttaattttttattttttaaacactCTCAACTTTTTGCTTTTATGTTATTCATAACTTTCTGTACAACTTATTTCCACCGtgaaaataagattattaCAAACACCCCTTAAatcttgataattttaaaaacgtACAAATCCTGgcaggaaaataaaaaaagtgcaTTGTGGAATTATCtagagaaaattgtaattttggtacaaaattATAGGGTGGTTTGCGATATTAGTCTGCATACTTGCTCAAATAGTCAATATTAGTCCCACActgtaagaaaatattacaaaattagtcCAACCGTAAAGAATTGCAATGCTTACGACTAGCATTAACgctaattttgtattttattaatgtatggGACTAATACTGCAACCATAGAACTAATATTGAAATACCTTTTGTAAGTATAAAACTAACGTCGTAAATCATTCTATATTTCgggatcaaaattgtaattttctcaattgtCAGGCTGTAGAAGTCGGTGCTAATGGGTTATAACTGTTGTTTCTGGTGAGGGGAAAAACACAATCGTTATGTTtcgatttgtgttttgagtgttttgtttggtgttgtgaagatagagagagaaaaatagagataagtaagtgtgtattgaaaatagatggtatgtttggatttgtatattgaggtaatttaaactaatttaaaataaatggtgtCGGTTTGATGTTGGTAtttaggagacaaaaattactgttcattgtcaaaccatatctcttttttatatatttttatatataaatattgtgtgTTTAACATTGTTTTGTGGAAAACAGaaatcactgtttattgtcaaatcatgtcttttctatcttatatatataaatatatgtatatatatatattatatacagaaagttaaaaaatcaaaaaacacacagataaggcgtaaaaacacaaaaacaaatattggatgtattttatattatttctaaaaataccaaaacatGAATGCAAACATAGGGAATAATTTTTCCGTGGGACCCACCCCACCTGGACAGCAGTTTTCCTGTTAAGGAAAGCATCCTTGTCACAAATCAATGTAGTatctttcattcttttccCTAGTAAACTTGGCAGTTGTCTTTACAGGTAGTTGTGGTTGTCGGGAACTCATTAAGCGGACAGGACATATCAATTGAGCTTGTAAATGTGGCAAAGGAGATTCACCTAAGTGCCAAGTCCCTTACTATTTCTGAAGGCTTATCAAAAGTCATCTCCAAATACCACAATCTACACCTCCATCCACAGGTTTGtcttacatttattattttttttacaaacaaaaatagttattattcaattttcgagaataattaaaacggtaaaatttattgacatCCTTTAAAGTTAAgtcaaattacacaaacactttgtatttttataaaattacaactacacccCATAGAGAGGtgttagtaaattattttttaaggggtgtttgtgtaagtttttcatttgaatagggggtgtagttgtaattacaactataacctCATGGGCGAAgttgtgattttaaaaaaagtagaaaaaattgTGTATTTTAGCTTTATCTCGGAggatattaatgtaatttactctaattaagaatgatatatatttttttgttggtgGATTCATTTGCAAAATATTGCAGATAGAGTCGCTGCATGAAGACGGGAGGGTTTTGTTCGTCGATGGTTCTTGGTTCGTTGCAGACACCATCATATACTGCACAGGGTAAACTGTTGATTATTCTTATGAAGTTTTATTTATcctatgaaaaagaaaaggttaattaagaaattaacaaaattacaactacaaaaaagaataaatttttttgtcacggctaattactataattaaaaatcaaaaaattatggtgattattgataattaaacaCAATTTTGTAATGGCTATTCACTATTATTTATGTAGACGATGCTAAAATATTAgcgataattaaaaattaatgggAAATGTGTTgggcttatatatatatatatatatatatatatatataaaataatagtgaattttgattaactatgatcaaaatttaaatttttgaattgattttgtatGGTTATGgtagataatattattattgttttcaaactgtcttatttatagtatagggaatgatgatttttttcgtagtgaaaaaattgtatttaacgtCTCACAAGTTAgcctttttatgattttggtccATTATTTTTAGCTCGCCGCGTTGAATTTCATTACTCTAATTATAACTCCTCAgaccttaatttttttaaatttatggtgGGAACAACTTTAATTCTCGTCAAGAATTAACGGAGATCATGCATACTCGTGATGTttccattaaaaatttaattgaattaaggcttgggactaaaattattattttttttttgtaattataggATGTAATGTGGtgagttgaaaaataatgggACCAAAACCGAAAAAGGATTAACTTGTGATACGTAAAATAcgatttttttcataaagtgTAGTTTCAAATccctacaagaaaatatgatattagtgacaaactatcaaataataattttaaagttatcattaataatatatattgtaatttttatcttgtcactatataattatcagtgacaaaaaatgtgtataa from Sesamum indicum cultivar Zhongzhi No. 13 linkage group LG3, S_indicum_v1.0, whole genome shotgun sequence harbors:
- the LOC105157962 gene encoding flavin-containing monooxygenase FMO GS-OX-like 9, which encodes MVSERNSSVSSKKVCVIGAGPAGLVAARELRKEGHSTVVLEQSHDVGGQWLYDPKVEEENPLGKDRFLKVHSSIYASLRLTSPREIMGFTDFPFVARKGRDMRRFPGHEELFLYLQDFCERFGLREMIRFNTRVEHVEMLDYPVLDDDLKWVVRSKAAEKAVEEVYDAVVVATGHYSQPRLPRIKGMDTWKRRQMHSHIYRVPDPFKNEVVVVVGNSLSGQDISIELVNVAKEIHLSAKSLTISEGLSKVISKYHNLHLHPQIESLHEDGRVLFVDGSWFVADTIIYCTGYSYSFPFLDTKGIVVVDDDRVGPLYEHTFPPSLAPSLSFIGIPRKIIGFPFFESQAKWIAQLLSGKRRLPSWEDMMQSIKEFYHSRDVAAIPKHNTHDVANFEYCDKYADYIDFPHLEEWRKELCLSALRNSEINLETYRDSYEEDEEMLRVAHNSPHFTQLDRP